In Nocardioides sp. InS609-2, a single genomic region encodes these proteins:
- a CDS encoding MIP family channel protein → MSSGKNQLVGELCAEFAGTMIIILFGTGVVAQVVTSSDGSLGDHDSIAWAWGLGVTLGVYTAARLSGAHLNPAVTVALAAFKGFSWRKVLPYAAAQTLGAFVGALIVRATYADLIATIDPDHTIATQGIFSTLPGNGGDGVGIPTAFLDQVVGTAILVFVIFALTTAWNNPPMANLGPVVVGLLVVGIGMAFGANAGYAINPARDFGPRIASLMTGYGGAMSDQNGDLYFWLPIVAPIIGGLVGGGLFKFLIENHLTEEESEDVAVSEPLANA, encoded by the coding sequence ATGAGCAGTGGAAAGAACCAGCTCGTCGGAGAGCTGTGCGCGGAGTTCGCCGGAACGATGATCATCATCCTGTTCGGCACCGGAGTGGTCGCCCAGGTCGTGACGAGCAGCGACGGCAGTCTCGGCGACCACGACTCGATCGCCTGGGCCTGGGGCCTCGGCGTCACCCTCGGTGTCTACACCGCAGCCCGGCTTTCCGGCGCGCACCTCAACCCGGCGGTGACGGTCGCACTCGCCGCGTTCAAGGGCTTCTCGTGGCGCAAGGTGCTGCCGTACGCGGCCGCGCAGACGCTCGGGGCGTTCGTCGGAGCGCTGATCGTGCGGGCGACGTACGCCGACCTGATCGCGACCATCGACCCTGACCACACCATCGCCACCCAGGGCATCTTCTCCACGCTGCCCGGCAACGGCGGCGACGGGGTCGGCATCCCCACAGCATTCCTCGACCAGGTCGTCGGCACGGCGATCCTCGTGTTCGTCATCTTCGCGCTCACGACGGCCTGGAACAACCCGCCGATGGCCAACCTCGGCCCGGTCGTCGTGGGGCTTCTCGTGGTCGGGATCGGCATGGCCTTCGGTGCCAACGCGGGCTACGCCATCAACCCGGCGCGCGACTTCGGCCCGCGGATCGCCTCCCTGATGACGGGCTACGGCGGAGCGATGAGCGACCAGAACGGTGATCTCTACTTCTGGTTGCCGATCGTCGCACCGATCATCGGAGGCCTGGTCGGAGGCGGGCTCTTCAAGTTCCTCATCGAGAACCACCTCACGGAGGAGGAGAGTGAGGACGTGGCGGTCAGTGAGCCCCTCGCGAATGCCTGA
- a CDS encoding glycosyltransferase family 1 protein, with translation MALTSLARRRQAHDAATLLRLPIHSPTAPLRVLVVSESFLPQVNGVTNSVRRVLEHLAAEGHEAELVAPTGPATYAGFPVTHARGTSLPFYRDFRIGLETRRRLRATMLRFRPDVVHIASPATLGHQAARAARELGIPAVAIYQTDLVGFAQQYGVPGGAAAMTALTRRVHTVVDRTLVPSTASLAQLEAMGIPNLGRWPRGVDLVQFDPRHRSVALRERLAPGAELLVGYVGRLAPEKELELLAPLDATPGVRLVLVGAGPEEARLRALLPNAAFLGVLHGAELSAAYASLDVFVHTGRHETYCQSAQEALASGVPAVAPRAGGPIDVIDDGVAGYLYAPGDAAELASYVMTLKDDPMLRLRMSRSARRSVEGRSWLRVNELLVRHYREVSGVGARSDVRAS, from the coding sequence ATGGCGCTCACCTCGCTGGCACGACGCAGGCAGGCCCACGACGCAGCGACACTGCTGCGCCTACCGATTCACTCACCGACTGCGCCGTTGCGTGTGCTGGTGGTCTCAGAGTCGTTCCTGCCGCAGGTCAACGGCGTGACCAACTCCGTACGTCGCGTGCTCGAGCACCTCGCGGCCGAGGGCCACGAGGCGGAGCTGGTCGCGCCCACCGGCCCCGCGACGTACGCCGGGTTCCCGGTCACGCACGCACGTGGCACCAGCCTGCCGTTCTACCGCGACTTCCGGATCGGTCTCGAGACCCGGCGGCGTCTGCGGGCCACGATGCTGCGGTTCCGGCCCGACGTCGTACACATCGCCTCGCCCGCAACTCTCGGTCACCAGGCGGCGCGTGCGGCGCGTGAGCTCGGCATCCCGGCGGTTGCGATCTACCAGACCGACCTGGTCGGCTTCGCCCAGCAGTACGGCGTGCCCGGCGGTGCCGCTGCGATGACGGCCCTGACCCGGCGCGTCCACACGGTTGTCGACCGCACGCTCGTGCCCTCGACCGCCAGCCTGGCGCAGCTGGAGGCGATGGGGATCCCGAACCTCGGTCGCTGGCCGCGTGGCGTCGACCTCGTGCAGTTCGACCCGCGGCACCGGTCCGTGGCGTTGCGCGAACGGCTCGCGCCCGGCGCCGAGCTGCTCGTCGGGTACGTCGGCCGGCTGGCGCCCGAGAAGGAGCTCGAGCTGCTGGCGCCACTGGATGCCACACCGGGCGTGCGGCTGGTGCTCGTCGGTGCCGGACCGGAGGAGGCGCGGCTGCGTGCCCTGCTCCCGAACGCCGCCTTCCTCGGCGTCCTGCACGGCGCCGAGCTGTCCGCGGCGTACGCGAGTCTCGACGTCTTCGTGCACACCGGCCGGCACGAGACCTACTGCCAGTCCGCGCAGGAGGCGCTCGCGTCGGGTGTGCCGGCGGTCGCACCGCGGGCGGGTGGCCCGATCGACGTGATCGACGACGGGGTCGCCGGCTACCTCTACGCACCCGGCGACGCCGCCGAGCTCGCGTCGTACGTCATGACGCTCAAGGACGACCCGATGCTGCGGCTCCGGATGAGCCGCAGTGCCCGGCGCAGCGTCGAGGGGCGGTCGTGGCTGCGGGTCAACGAGCTGCTGGTGCGCCACTACCGGGAGGTCAGCGGGGTGGGCGCGCGGAGCGACGTCAGGGCGTCGTGA
- a CDS encoding RIO1 family regulatory kinase/ATPase, with amino-acid sequence MTRTPNDSAFEPADELDPSFVFDFTSYDDLDASTQRWSTWMSVEPLSRGPEPRPDWLVTSQGAIDTDLGILKTGKEADVFLLERADPLEPEAGVIMAAKRYRDTDHRTFHRAASYTEGRSMKRSRDERALKRKSTFGRLVASGEWAISEWGALNRLWQLGVAVPYPVQIDGTEILMEWITHDGETAPRLAQTRPSPNALGSLFEQLRGALATMVQAGIVHGDLSPYNTLVAGDRLVIIDLPQIVDLVGNPQGLDFLMRDCTNMCNWFRARGMEVDDQELFADLMAHAF; translated from the coding sequence ATGACACGCACCCCGAACGACTCGGCCTTCGAGCCGGCTGACGAGCTCGACCCCAGCTTCGTCTTCGACTTCACCTCCTACGACGACCTCGATGCGTCCACCCAGCGCTGGTCGACGTGGATGAGCGTCGAGCCACTCAGTCGCGGCCCCGAGCCGCGCCCTGACTGGCTGGTGACCTCGCAAGGCGCCATCGACACCGATCTCGGGATCCTCAAGACCGGCAAGGAAGCCGACGTCTTCCTGCTCGAGCGCGCCGACCCGCTCGAGCCCGAGGCGGGGGTGATCATGGCGGCCAAGCGCTACCGCGACACCGACCACCGCACGTTCCACCGGGCCGCGTCGTACACCGAGGGGCGCTCGATGAAGCGCTCCCGCGACGAGCGCGCCCTCAAGCGCAAGTCGACGTTCGGGCGCCTGGTGGCGTCCGGCGAGTGGGCGATCTCCGAGTGGGGCGCGCTCAACCGGCTCTGGCAGCTCGGCGTGGCCGTGCCCTACCCGGTGCAGATTGACGGCACGGAGATCCTGATGGAGTGGATCACCCACGACGGAGAGACGGCGCCCCGGCTCGCCCAGACCCGGCCGTCGCCGAACGCACTGGGGTCGCTGTTCGAACAGCTGCGTGGCGCCCTCGCGACGATGGTGCAGGCGGGCATCGTGCACGGCGACCTGTCGCCGTACAACACGCTCGTGGCCGGCGACCGGCTCGTCATCATCGACCTTCCGCAGATCGTCGACCTGGTCGGCAACCCGCAGGGCCTGGACTTCCTGATGCGCGACTGCACGAACATGTGCAACTGGTTCAGGGCACGCGGCATGGAGGTCGACGACCAGGAGCTGTTCGCAGACCTGATGGCGCACGCCTTCTGA
- the glpK gene encoding glycerol kinase GlpK, which produces MTQYVGAVDQGTTSTRFMIFDHSGNEVARHQLEHEQILPQAGWVEHDPVEIWERTSSVLQTGLAKAKLSASDLVALGITNQRETTVVWDKNTGRPYYNAIVWQDTRTDRIASKLERDGHGDLIRQRAGLPPATYFSGGKIQWILENVDGVREAAEKGDALFGNTDSWLVWNLTGGTDGGVHVTEPTNASRTMLMDLETLEWDDELLALFDIPRAMLPEIKASSEPGGYGTTRSNGPLRGEVPLTGILGDQQAATVGQVCFEPGEAKNTYGTGNFMLLNTGTELVRSHAGLLTTVCYKFGDAKPVYALEGSIAVTGSAVQWLRDQLGIISGAAQSESLARQVEDNGGVYFVPAFSGLFAPYWRSDARGAIVGLSRFNTNAHLARATLEAICYQSRDVAEAMEKDSGVTLEVLKVDGGVTANELCMQIQADVLGVEVSRPVVAETTALGAAYAAGLAVGFWNNTDELRENWNEAKRWSPQWDDQQRTKGYEQWKKAVERTLDWVDVD; this is translated from the coding sequence ATGACGCAGTACGTCGGAGCCGTAGACCAGGGCACCACGAGCACCCGTTTCATGATCTTCGACCACAGTGGCAACGAGGTCGCCAGGCACCAGCTCGAGCACGAGCAGATCCTGCCGCAGGCCGGTTGGGTCGAGCACGACCCCGTGGAGATCTGGGAGCGCACCAGCTCGGTCCTCCAGACGGGGCTGGCCAAGGCCAAGCTCTCTGCCAGCGACCTGGTCGCCCTCGGCATCACCAACCAGCGCGAGACCACCGTGGTGTGGGACAAGAACACCGGACGGCCGTACTACAACGCCATCGTCTGGCAGGACACGCGCACCGACCGGATCGCGAGCAAGTTGGAACGGGACGGCCACGGTGACCTGATTCGTCAGCGCGCCGGGCTTCCGCCCGCGACGTACTTCTCCGGCGGCAAGATCCAGTGGATCCTGGAGAACGTGGACGGCGTTCGGGAGGCCGCCGAAAAGGGTGACGCACTCTTCGGCAACACCGACTCCTGGTTGGTCTGGAACCTCACCGGTGGCACCGACGGTGGTGTCCACGTCACCGAGCCCACCAATGCCAGCCGGACGATGCTGATGGACCTGGAGACGCTCGAGTGGGACGACGAGCTGCTCGCCCTGTTCGACATCCCGCGCGCGATGCTTCCTGAGATCAAGGCCTCCAGCGAGCCGGGTGGCTACGGCACCACGCGCAGCAACGGACCGCTGCGCGGCGAGGTGCCGCTGACCGGCATCCTGGGCGACCAGCAGGCTGCGACCGTCGGCCAGGTCTGCTTCGAGCCCGGCGAGGCCAAGAACACCTACGGCACCGGCAACTTCATGCTGCTCAACACCGGTACCGAGCTGGTCCGCTCCCACGCCGGGCTGCTGACCACCGTGTGCTACAAGTTCGGGGACGCCAAGCCTGTCTACGCCCTCGAGGGCTCGATCGCGGTCACCGGATCGGCCGTGCAGTGGCTGCGCGACCAGCTCGGCATCATCAGCGGCGCAGCCCAGAGCGAGTCGCTGGCCCGTCAGGTCGAGGACAACGGCGGCGTCTACTTCGTGCCCGCGTTCTCGGGCCTCTTCGCGCCGTACTGGCGCTCGGACGCCCGCGGCGCGATCGTCGGACTCTCCCGATTCAACACCAACGCGCACCTCGCCCGGGCCACCCTCGAGGCGATCTGCTACCAGAGCCGCGACGTGGCCGAGGCGATGGAGAAGGACTCTGGTGTCACCCTCGAAGTGCTCAAGGTCGACGGCGGTGTGACCGCCAACGAGCTGTGCATGCAGATCCAGGCCGACGTCCTGGGCGTGGAGGTCAGCCGGCCGGTGGTCGCCGAGACCACCGCCCTGGGCGCGGCGTACGCCGCCGGGCTTGCAGTCGGCTTCTGGAACAACACCGACGAGCTGCGCGAGAACTGGAACGAAGCGAAGAGATGGTCGCCACAGTGGGATGACCAGCAGCGCACCAAAGGTTACGAGCAGTGGAAGAAGGCCGTCGAGCGCACCCTCGACTGGGTCGACGTCGACTGA
- the rlmN gene encoding 23S rRNA (adenine(2503)-C(2))-methyltransferase RlmN translates to MSETPTPAEGTTPLTLVFDEPRGRKKPPRHLADLDEAGRKELLVEAGLPGFRAKQLSTHYFARLVDDPAQMTDLPAAQREELVSTLLPTLMTPLRTLEADKGTTRKTLWKLFDGALVESVLMRYPDRATVCVSSQAGCGMACPFCATGQGGLQRNMSTAEIVEQVVAGARSMARGEVPGGPGRVSNVVFMGMGEPLANYKAVIGAVRRLVDPSPAGLGMSARGITVSTVGLVPRINQLTDEGIPVTLALSLHAPDDELRNELVPINTRYSVAETVEAAWHYAEKTKRRVSIEYAMMRGINDQAHRADLLGDVLNSYGDWGWVHVNLIPLNPTPGSKWTASDPKDEREFVRRLEAKGISTTVRDTRGREIDGACGQLAAAE, encoded by the coding sequence ATGTCCGAGACACCCACGCCCGCTGAGGGCACGACCCCGCTCACGCTCGTCTTCGACGAGCCCCGTGGCCGCAAGAAGCCTCCCCGCCACCTCGCCGACCTCGATGAGGCGGGCCGCAAGGAGCTGCTGGTCGAGGCCGGGCTGCCCGGCTTCCGTGCCAAGCAGCTCTCGACGCACTACTTCGCGCGGTTGGTCGACGACCCCGCGCAGATGACCGACCTGCCGGCTGCCCAGCGCGAGGAGCTGGTCTCGACGCTCCTGCCGACGCTGATGACGCCGCTGCGCACGCTCGAGGCCGACAAGGGCACCACCCGCAAGACGCTCTGGAAGCTCTTCGACGGCGCGCTGGTCGAGTCGGTGTTGATGCGCTACCCCGACCGGGCCACCGTCTGCGTCTCGAGCCAGGCCGGCTGCGGCATGGCCTGCCCGTTCTGCGCCACCGGCCAGGGCGGCCTCCAGCGCAACATGTCTACCGCCGAGATCGTCGAACAGGTCGTCGCCGGTGCCCGGTCGATGGCCCGCGGCGAGGTCCCGGGTGGCCCGGGCCGCGTCTCCAACGTCGTGTTCATGGGCATGGGCGAGCCGCTCGCCAACTACAAGGCCGTGATCGGCGCCGTACGCCGACTCGTCGACCCCAGCCCCGCCGGCCTCGGCATGAGCGCCCGCGGCATCACCGTGTCGACGGTCGGTCTCGTGCCACGCATCAACCAGCTCACCGACGAGGGCATCCCGGTGACGCTCGCGCTCAGCCTGCACGCCCCCGACGACGAGCTGCGCAACGAGCTCGTGCCGATCAACACCCGCTACTCGGTGGCCGAGACGGTCGAGGCTGCGTGGCACTACGCCGAGAAGACCAAGCGCCGGGTCTCGATCGAGTACGCCATGATGCGCGGCATCAACGACCAGGCCCACCGTGCCGACCTGCTCGGCGACGTACTCAACTCCTACGGCGACTGGGGCTGGGTGCACGTCAACCTGATCCCGCTCAACCCGACACCCGGCTCGAAGTGGACCGCCAGCGACCCCAAGGACGAGCGCGAGTTCGTGCGCCGCCTCGAGGCCAAGGGCATCTCGACCACGGTGCGCGACACACGTGGCCGCGAGATCGACGGGGCCTGCGGGCAGCTCGCCGCTGCTGAGTGA
- a CDS encoding glycerol-3-phosphate dehydrogenase/oxidase, whose translation MRSIALSPEFREQSLQQMATEELDILVIGGGVVGAGSALDAATRGLKVGLVEARDFASGTSSRSSKLVHGGLRYLEMLDFRLVAEALKERGLLMRELAPHLVHPVAFLYPLQHRWWERFYAGSGVALYDAMSRVSGRAGVPMHQHLTRRGARKLAPSLRKDALVGALKYYDAQVDDARHTMFIARTAAAYGAHVASRARVVELLREGERVTGAVVRDLENDTTVTIRARQIVNATGVWTDETQALGGQRGQFHVRASKGIHLVVPKDRIRSEVGIILRTEKSVLFVIPWGRHWIIGTTDTDWALDKAHPAASEADIDYLLEHVNRVLEVPLTHSDVEGVYAGLRPLLEGESDATSKLSREHAVGHPAPGLVVVAGGKYTTYRIMAKDAVDEAVFGLSSQFDRKVSASVTENIPLLGAEGYQALLNSRHVLAASSGLHEVWIEHLLKRYGSLIHEVLAMVSEDASLGEPLTGATDYLRVEAVYAASHEGARHLDDVLTRRIRLSIETFDRGVGAVDEVAELVGGVLGWSDEQTALEIEHYRMRVAAERESQQMPDDATADAARLGAADVVPLT comes from the coding sequence ATGAGGTCCATCGCGCTCTCGCCCGAGTTCCGTGAGCAGTCCCTGCAGCAGATGGCCACCGAGGAGCTGGACATCCTCGTCATCGGGGGCGGCGTGGTGGGCGCCGGCAGTGCGTTGGACGCTGCCACCCGTGGCCTGAAGGTCGGCCTGGTCGAGGCGCGCGACTTCGCGTCGGGCACGTCCAGCCGCTCGAGCAAGCTCGTGCACGGCGGCCTGCGCTACCTCGAGATGCTGGACTTCCGGCTGGTCGCCGAGGCCCTCAAGGAGCGCGGCCTGCTGATGCGGGAGCTGGCACCCCACCTGGTGCACCCGGTCGCGTTCCTCTACCCGCTCCAGCACCGGTGGTGGGAGCGCTTCTACGCTGGCTCCGGCGTTGCGCTGTACGACGCGATGAGCAGGGTCTCGGGCCGCGCGGGGGTGCCGATGCACCAGCACCTGACCCGTCGTGGCGCCCGGAAGCTGGCGCCGTCGCTGCGCAAGGACGCTTTGGTCGGTGCGCTCAAGTACTACGACGCGCAGGTCGACGACGCCCGGCACACGATGTTCATCGCCCGGACCGCGGCGGCCTACGGCGCTCACGTCGCCTCACGGGCGCGGGTGGTCGAGCTGCTTCGCGAGGGCGAGCGGGTGACCGGCGCGGTCGTCCGGGATCTCGAGAACGACACCACGGTCACGATCCGGGCGAGGCAGATCGTCAACGCGACGGGCGTATGGACCGACGAGACGCAGGCACTCGGCGGCCAGCGCGGGCAGTTCCACGTGCGCGCCAGCAAGGGCATCCACCTGGTCGTCCCCAAGGACCGGATCCGTTCCGAGGTCGGGATCATCCTGCGCACCGAGAAGTCCGTGCTGTTCGTCATTCCGTGGGGGCGGCACTGGATCATCGGCACCACCGACACCGACTGGGCGCTCGACAAGGCCCATCCCGCGGCGAGCGAGGCCGACATCGACTACCTGCTCGAGCACGTCAACCGGGTCCTGGAGGTGCCGCTCACCCACTCCGACGTGGAGGGGGTGTACGCCGGCCTGCGTCCGCTGCTCGAGGGCGAGTCCGACGCGACCTCGAAGCTGTCGCGCGAGCACGCGGTGGGTCACCCGGCGCCCGGGCTGGTCGTCGTCGCGGGCGGCAAGTACACGACGTACCGGATCATGGCCAAGGATGCCGTCGACGAGGCCGTCTTCGGCCTCTCCTCTCAGTTCGACCGCAAGGTCTCGGCGTCGGTGACCGAGAACATCCCGTTGCTGGGTGCCGAGGGCTACCAGGCGCTGCTCAACTCCCGCCACGTGCTGGCCGCCAGCTCGGGGCTGCACGAGGTATGGATCGAGCACCTGCTCAAGCGCTACGGCTCACTGATCCACGAGGTGCTGGCGATGGTGTCCGAGGATGCGTCGCTCGGGGAGCCGCTGACGGGGGCCACCGACTACCTGAGGGTGGAGGCCGTGTACGCCGCCAGCCACGAGGGTGCCCGGCACCTCGACGACGTCCTCACCCGGCGGATCCGGCTCTCGATCGAGACGTTCGACCGCGGTGTCGGCGCGGTCGACGAGGTGGCGGAGCTGGTGGGTGGCGTGCTCGGCTGGAGCGACGAGCAGACCGCGCTCGAGATCGAGCACTACCGCATGCGCGTCGCGGCAGAGCGGGAGAGCCAGCAGATGCCCGACGACGCGACTGCCGACGCTGCCCGGCTGGGCGCGGCCGACGTGGTGCCGCTCACGTGA
- a CDS encoding IclR family transcriptional regulator gives MAGQIQSIERAAALLHILGAVPDPIPLAELARLLELPKSTVHGIVRTLCAVGFAVQQPGSGHYSLGSGLTELGQQVDPHLLRSRAINWADGLAAHTGLEVHLGVLKGPSVQLIGHVFRPDGSPQRLRVGELQPAHATALGQALLAWSPTASRVHELELTSYTQNTPSTRVALVRTLQQVRRQGWACVDGAFRPGSAGLAAPIRHHVGIGVGAMAVSGPRDRLLQASGAPREGLVEQVVAAADATANMLQDRL, from the coding sequence ATGGCCGGTCAGATTCAGTCCATCGAACGAGCCGCGGCGCTGCTGCACATCCTCGGCGCCGTACCCGACCCGATCCCGCTCGCGGAGCTGGCCCGATTGCTGGAGCTGCCGAAGAGCACCGTCCACGGCATCGTCCGGACCCTCTGCGCCGTCGGCTTCGCCGTGCAGCAGCCCGGCTCGGGCCACTACTCCCTCGGCAGCGGCCTGACCGAGCTCGGTCAGCAGGTCGACCCACACCTGCTGCGCTCGCGCGCGATCAACTGGGCCGACGGACTGGCGGCCCACACGGGCCTGGAGGTGCACCTGGGGGTGCTGAAAGGCCCCTCGGTCCAACTCATCGGCCATGTGTTCCGGCCCGACGGGTCGCCGCAGAGGCTCCGGGTCGGCGAGCTGCAGCCGGCACACGCCACGGCCCTGGGCCAGGCGCTCCTCGCGTGGTCACCGACGGCCTCACGCGTCCACGAGCTCGAGCTGACGTCGTACACGCAGAACACCCCGAGCACCCGCGTCGCGCTCGTCCGGACCCTGCAGCAGGTACGTCGTCAGGGGTGGGCGTGCGTCGACGGCGCCTTCCGACCCGGATCGGCCGGGCTGGCCGCACCCATCCGCCACCACGTCGGCATCGGCGTGGGGGCCATGGCCGTGAGCGGGCCGCGTGACCGGCTGCTGCAGGCGTCCGGGGCACCCCGCGAGGGCCTGGTCGAGCAGGTCGTGGCCGCTGCCGACGCCACGGCGAACATGCTCCAGGACCGGCTGTGA
- a CDS encoding Rossmann fold nucleotide-binding protein, which produces MRRSRGRVVDVDTTVELVRRVAAGNTSLAGWRLRGLDLTRHSATLASCHTGGALFLGCRFATGDEARVRGEGALVFPDLPNSPVDDYRTSLYTARELYGTATYRESLDGRAFAWSKRRQSRDSALAKALHDHAIDGALATWVAGRDIVGVMGGHALERGSVEYTDAARLGHLLGTTHIVATGGGPGAMEAANLGARLATGPLSTVEEALTGLAAVPSFRPSIDAWAAATFDVVDAHPEPTETLGVPTWHYGHEPPNVFATAIAKYFGNATREAVLLQVCNRGIVFLTGAGGTVQEIFQDACENYYADDSSVAPMVLVGRDYWTRTLPAWPLLQSLADGRVMEPHVHLVDTLDEAAALFTTP; this is translated from the coding sequence GTGAGGCGCAGCCGAGGACGTGTGGTCGACGTCGACACCACCGTCGAGCTCGTACGACGCGTGGCCGCCGGCAACACCTCGCTCGCCGGCTGGCGGCTGCGCGGGCTCGACCTCACCAGGCACTCCGCCACCCTCGCGTCGTGTCACACCGGCGGCGCGCTGTTCCTGGGCTGCCGGTTCGCCACGGGCGACGAGGCCCGCGTGCGTGGCGAGGGCGCTCTGGTCTTCCCGGACCTGCCGAACTCCCCCGTCGACGACTACCGGACCTCGCTGTACACCGCGCGTGAGCTGTACGGCACCGCGACCTACCGCGAGTCGCTCGACGGGCGGGCGTTCGCGTGGTCGAAACGTCGCCAGTCCCGCGACTCGGCGCTCGCCAAGGCTCTGCACGACCACGCGATCGACGGCGCGCTCGCCACGTGGGTCGCCGGCCGAGACATCGTCGGGGTGATGGGCGGGCACGCCCTCGAGCGCGGCTCGGTCGAGTACACCGACGCAGCACGCCTCGGTCACCTGCTGGGCACCACCCACATTGTCGCCACCGGCGGTGGGCCTGGCGCCATGGAGGCCGCCAACCTGGGTGCCCGCCTGGCCACCGGTCCCCTGTCAACGGTTGAGGAGGCGCTGACCGGCCTGGCCGCCGTACCGTCGTTCCGGCCGTCGATCGACGCCTGGGCAGCGGCGACGTTCGATGTCGTCGACGCGCACCCCGAGCCGACCGAGACCCTCGGCGTGCCCACGTGGCACTACGGCCACGAGCCACCCAACGTGTTCGCGACCGCGATCGCGAAGTACTTCGGCAACGCCACCCGCGAGGCCGTGCTGCTGCAGGTCTGCAACCGCGGCATCGTGTTCCTCACCGGGGCCGGCGGCACGGTCCAGGAGATCTTCCAGGACGCCTGCGAGAACTACTACGCCGACGACTCGTCCGTCGCGCCGATGGTGCTGGTCGGCCGCGACTACTGGACCCGGACGCTGCCGGCCTGGCCGTTGCTGCAGTCGCTTGCCGATGGCCGCGTCATGGAGCCGCACGTGCACCTTGTCGACACCCTCGACGAAGCAGCGGCGCTGTTCACGACGCCCTGA
- the glpK gene encoding glycerol kinase GlpK, whose translation MTGRARYVAAIDQGTTSTRCLIFDHAGRMVSVAQHEHTQHFPQPGWAEHDATEIWGNTLRVLPEALSVAGLEVTDIASVGIANQRETTVVWDRSTGRPVARAITWQDTRTSELVREMNRGPQAALFQEVCGLTPAGYFAAPRLRWLLDHVPGLQRRARNGELAFGTIESWLIWNLTGGPHGGVHITDTTNASRTMLMDIRSLSWDQRLLDALDIPVELLPEIRPNAQVYGTCTVGLPGVPIGGAFGDQQAALFGQTCFAEGEAKCTYGTGAFLLLNTGNTITPSSSGLLSTVAYALEGQPPVYATEGSIAVAGALVQWFRDALEMISSAPEIETLALRVEDNGGCYIVPAFAGLFAPRWQPDARGVVVGLTSYVTKAHLARAVLEATAWQTCEVVEAMNADSGTAFTRLRVDGGMTSNHLLMQMVSDVLAVPVERPLVSESVSLGAAYAAGLAVGYWPDLEGLRDNWRSAAVWEPSMSEPVRRRGRAAWDRAVERTLRWEVDDAPPVRA comes from the coding sequence GTGACGGGCCGCGCCCGCTACGTCGCGGCCATCGACCAGGGCACGACCTCGACCCGTTGCCTCATCTTCGACCACGCGGGCCGGATGGTGTCGGTCGCCCAGCACGAGCACACACAGCACTTCCCGCAGCCGGGCTGGGCCGAGCACGACGCCACCGAGATCTGGGGCAACACCCTGCGTGTCCTCCCCGAGGCCCTGTCGGTCGCGGGCCTGGAGGTCACCGATATCGCTAGCGTGGGGATCGCCAACCAGCGAGAGACGACGGTGGTGTGGGACCGGTCCACAGGTCGCCCGGTGGCCCGTGCAATCACCTGGCAGGACACCCGCACCAGTGAGCTGGTGAGGGAGATGAACCGCGGCCCGCAAGCTGCCCTGTTCCAGGAGGTGTGCGGGCTCACGCCCGCGGGCTACTTCGCCGCACCGAGGCTGCGCTGGTTGCTGGACCACGTCCCCGGGCTCCAGCGCCGTGCCAGGAACGGCGAGCTCGCCTTCGGAACGATCGAGAGCTGGCTGATCTGGAACCTCACCGGCGGTCCGCACGGTGGCGTCCACATCACCGACACCACGAACGCAAGCCGCACGATGCTGATGGACATCCGCAGCCTCTCGTGGGACCAGCGCCTGCTCGACGCCCTCGACATCCCCGTCGAGCTGCTGCCGGAGATCCGGCCCAACGCACAGGTCTACGGCACCTGCACCGTCGGCCTGCCCGGGGTACCTATCGGCGGTGCCTTCGGCGACCAGCAGGCCGCGCTCTTCGGCCAGACCTGCTTCGCCGAGGGCGAGGCCAAGTGCACCTACGGCACCGGCGCCTTCTTGCTGTTGAACACCGGCAACACGATCACGCCCTCCTCCAGCGGCCTGCTCTCGACCGTTGCCTACGCCCTCGAGGGGCAGCCTCCCGTCTACGCCACCGAGGGCTCCATCGCGGTTGCCGGCGCCCTGGTCCAGTGGTTCCGCGACGCGCTCGAGATGATCAGCTCCGCGCCGGAGATCGAGACACTCGCGCTACGGGTCGAGGACAACGGCGGCTGCTACATCGTGCCGGCCTTCGCCGGACTCTTCGCCCCGCGCTGGCAGCCCGATGCACGGGGCGTCGTGGTCGGTCTCACGTCGTACGTCACGAAGGCACACCTGGCCCGTGCCGTCCTGGAGGCGACGGCCTGGCAGACCTGCGAGGTCGTGGAGGCGATGAACGCCGACTCGGGCACGGCCTTCACCCGGCTGCGCGTCGACGGCGGGATGACCTCCAACCACCTCCTCATGCAGATGGTCTCGGACGTGCTGGCGGTGCCCGTCGAGCGCCCCCTGGTCTCGGAGTCGGTCTCCCTAGGGGCGGCCTACGCCGCCGGGCTCGCCGTCGGCTACTGGCCCGACCTAGAGGGGTTGCGCGACAACTGGCGCAGCGCAGCGGTCTGGGAGCCGTCGATGAGCGAACCCGTACGCCGTCGCGGTCGCGCCGCGTGGGACCGCGCCGTGGAGCGCACTCTGCGGTGGGAGGTCGACGACGCGCCTCCGGTGCGGGCCTGA